One region of Primulina tabacum isolate GXHZ01 chromosome 1, ASM2559414v2, whole genome shotgun sequence genomic DNA includes:
- the LOC142522756 gene encoding putative Histone-lysine N-methyltransferase ATXR5 isoform X1, whose product MAPSSIPSAPGSHPQLGAAGLARGTKYRSLKEIMKVAKRVVVAENGEECGGGNYYSRVACEQCGSGERDDELMLCDSCDRGYHTLCLRPIVARIPMGPWFWPACSDDNNRPLKSFTQKKIVEFFRIQKCGELTGKCATPQDAKRRRRRSLVFHKKRRRLLPYISSEDPVRRLVQMRSLASALTAMCMEFSNELTYTPGMATKLANQAIFEDGGMQVLAKEDIETLELCRAMYGRGECPPLIVTFDSCEGYTVEADGPVKDMTFLAEYTGDVDYIKNREQDDCDSMMTLLLATDPSKSLVVCPDKRGNISRFINGINNYTPEGRKKQNVKCVRYSVNGECRLRLGATRDILKGERLYYDYNGYEQEYPTHNFV is encoded by the exons ATGGCGCCGTCATCAATCCCCTCGGCTCCCGGGAGCCACCCGCAGCTCGGAGCCGCCGGGCTAGCTAGGGGGACGAAGTACAGGTCATTGAAGGAGATCATGAAGGTAGCCAAGCGTGTGGTGGTGGCGGAGAATGGCGAGGAATGTGGCGGCGGTAATTATTACAGCCGAGTGGCTTGCGAGCAATGCGGTTCCGGTGAGCGAGATGATGAGCTGATGTTGTGCGATAGTTGTGACAGAGGCTATCACACGCTCTGCCTCCGCCCGATCGTGGCCCGAATCCCTATGGGGCCGTGGTTCTGGCCCGCCTGCTCCGATGACAACAATCGCCCGCTTAAAA GTTTTACGCAGAAGAAGATTGTTGAATTTTTCAGGATTCAGAAATGTGGGGAATTGACAGGGAAATGTGCCACTCCTCAAG ATGCTAAAAGGCGCCGAAGACGCTCTTTAGTGTTCCACAAAAAGCGTAGGAGATTGTTGCCATATATTTCGTCAGAAGATCCTGTAAGAAGGCTAGTTCAGATGAGATCTCTTGCCTCGGCTTTGACAGCAATGTGCATGGAATTCAGCAATGAGCTAACTTACACCCCTGGCATGGCTACTAAATTAGCTAATCAAGCTATATTTGAAGATGGTGGCATGCAG GTGCTTGCCAAAGAAGACATTGAGACATTAGAGTTGTGTAGGGCTATGTATGGTAGAGGCGAATGCCCCCCTCTTATTGTGACATTTGATTCGTGTGAAGG TTATACGGTAGAAGCCGATGGTCCTGTAAAAGATATGACGTTTCTTGCAGAGTATACAGGGGACGTGGATTACATTAAGAATCGGGAGCAAGATGATTGTGATAGCATGATGACTCTTCTTTTAGCAACTGATCCATCTAAAAGCCTTGTTGTCTGTCCAGATAAGCGTGGAAATATTTCCCGCTTTATCAATGGCATAAACAATTACACGCC GGAGGGCAGAAAGAAGCAGAATGTTAAATGCGTGAGATACAGTGTCAATGGTGAATGCCGACTGCGTCTTGGTGCAACTCGTGATATTTTGAAAGGGGAGAGGCTATATTACGACTATAATGGATATGAACAGGAGTACCCAACCCATAATTTTGTCTAG
- the LOC142522756 gene encoding putative Histone-lysine N-methyltransferase ATXR5 isoform X2, which translates to MAPSSIPSAPGSHPQLGAAGLARGTKYRSLKEIMKVAKRVVVAENGEECGGGNYYSRVACEQCGSGERDDELMLCDSCDRGYHTLCLRPIVARIPMGPWFWPACSDDNNRPLKSFTQKKIVEFFRIQKCGELTGKCATPQDAKRRRRRSLVFHKKRRRLLPYISSEDPVRRLVQMRSLASALTAMCMEFSNELTYTPGMATKLANQAIFEDGGMQVLAKEDIETLELCRAMYGRGECPPLIVTFDSCEGYTVEADGPVKDMTFLAEYTGDVDYIKNREQDDCDSMMTLLLATDPSKSLVVCPDKRGNISRFINGINNYTPDNSIWHHVWKAEAR; encoded by the exons ATGGCGCCGTCATCAATCCCCTCGGCTCCCGGGAGCCACCCGCAGCTCGGAGCCGCCGGGCTAGCTAGGGGGACGAAGTACAGGTCATTGAAGGAGATCATGAAGGTAGCCAAGCGTGTGGTGGTGGCGGAGAATGGCGAGGAATGTGGCGGCGGTAATTATTACAGCCGAGTGGCTTGCGAGCAATGCGGTTCCGGTGAGCGAGATGATGAGCTGATGTTGTGCGATAGTTGTGACAGAGGCTATCACACGCTCTGCCTCCGCCCGATCGTGGCCCGAATCCCTATGGGGCCGTGGTTCTGGCCCGCCTGCTCCGATGACAACAATCGCCCGCTTAAAA GTTTTACGCAGAAGAAGATTGTTGAATTTTTCAGGATTCAGAAATGTGGGGAATTGACAGGGAAATGTGCCACTCCTCAAG ATGCTAAAAGGCGCCGAAGACGCTCTTTAGTGTTCCACAAAAAGCGTAGGAGATTGTTGCCATATATTTCGTCAGAAGATCCTGTAAGAAGGCTAGTTCAGATGAGATCTCTTGCCTCGGCTTTGACAGCAATGTGCATGGAATTCAGCAATGAGCTAACTTACACCCCTGGCATGGCTACTAAATTAGCTAATCAAGCTATATTTGAAGATGGTGGCATGCAG GTGCTTGCCAAAGAAGACATTGAGACATTAGAGTTGTGTAGGGCTATGTATGGTAGAGGCGAATGCCCCCCTCTTATTGTGACATTTGATTCGTGTGAAGG TTATACGGTAGAAGCCGATGGTCCTGTAAAAGATATGACGTTTCTTGCAGAGTATACAGGGGACGTGGATTACATTAAGAATCGGGAGCAAGATGATTGTGATAGCATGATGACTCTTCTTTTAGCAACTGATCCATCTAAAAGCCTTGTTGTCTGTCCAGATAAGCGTGGAAATATTTCCCGCTTTATCAATGGCATAAACAATTACACGCC TGATAATTCCATTTGGCACCATGTTTGGAAAGCTGAAGCTCGTTAG
- the LOC142522894 gene encoding protein MKS1-like — MDPPEVFSTRPPPRKELQGPRPAVLKVNKDSYKIRKPPVPPPAKTQPRQEPPLPEDRQPVIIYAVSPKVIHTTVTDFMKLVQRLTGNASSAAEFGEAAGDLSPAARIASIEQTSASPKDREITGNTSNPTGVDDILCNILESTKVEVGPATGILSPAPGALQPISPGFFSPVSDLFAMMGYNNMFIPSPSTLYSPPMVSPSTLFSAPMVSPSPSSCDLFNPFFDF; from the coding sequence ATGGATCCTCCGGAGGTTTTCTCCACCAGGCCACCGCCCAGAAAGGAGCTGCAGGGCCCTCGGCCCGCCGTGCTCAAAGTCAACAAAGACTCCTACAAGATCAGAAAGCCACCAGTTCCGCCGCCGGCCAAAACCCAACCACGGCAAGAACCTCCTCTTCCGGAAGACCGACAGCCGGTCATAATCTACGCAGTTTCTCCCAAAGTCATTCACACCACCGTCACCGACTTCATGAAATTGGTCCAGCGCCTGACCGGGAACGCTTCCTCCGCCGCCGAGTTCGGGGAAGCAGCTGGGGACCTCTCTCCGGCTGCCCGAATAGCTTCCATAGAGCAAACGAGCGCATCTCCTAAAGATAGAGAAATCACAGGTAACACCAGTAATCCTACTGGTGTTGATGATATTCTGTGCAATATTCTTGAAAGCACCAAGGTTGAAGTGGGTCCTGCTACCGGAATACTATCTCCGGCGCCGGGGGCTCTGCAACCAATATCACCGGGGTTCTTCTCTCCGGTCTCGGACCTATTTGCGATGATGGGTTACAATAACATGTTCATACCTAGTCCGTCGACGCTGTATTCTCCTCCAATGGTGTCTCCATCGACGCTGTTTTCTGCTCCAATGGTGTCTCCTTCACCATCTTCTTGCGATCTCTTCAATCCATTCTTTGACTTTTAG
- the LOC142522973 gene encoding uncharacterized protein LOC142522973, with product MACEKSEYDIWLGKPQSVKERRENFLWKMGFVEGSSALDEYEVTGLERVTESTGAVSSSCGMFDSWDGDNLPFKARGPNSDACFSVDYSDQDWLDDLEETNAQNQSVKQCEVNQIQASVEEGGIMDNRTKKAIRWWRHFTQKMKRSQAVKASNESKTFADSRSSIRVRIEQNGKRCVECSAVYAGQEINAHNGLIRTMKFSPDGQYLASGGEDGLVRIWRVGSVDVDSNTEKCRFGSQDVDKKNDCIKKKSSHLSIIIPEKTFFIEEKPVRTFRGHSSDVLDLAWSKSNYLLSSSMDRTVRLWRVDSDECLGVFHHSNYVTCVQFNPVDENYFISGSIDGKIRIWGVTSGRVEDWINAHDIVTTVSYQPSGKGFVVGSVSGMCRFYETSADNELLLNAEINFIGKKKSSGNKITGIQFLKDDPRRVMITSEDSKIRILDGLEVVRKYRGLAKSGTQMSASFTSDGRHIISVGEDSRIYMWNSDDSFIQTSKLAKSIRSFEHFFYEGVSVAIPWSDFHTEQNHGSSNSGMETKNNQDSPSRLWDPERFSLANWFSMDGSSKGSVTWPEEKLPSWDFPSGEQDCKPCNHYGDHHLHQHEVDNHSSRIISSTWGLIFVTANWDGTIRTFHNYGLPTRTPFKF from the exons ATGGCGTGTGAAAAGTCGGAGTATGATATTTGGTTGGGGAAGCCGCAGAGTGTCAAGGAGAGAAGGGAGAATTTCTTATGGAAAATGGGATTTGTCGAGGGTTCTAGTGCTTTAGATGAATATGAGGTAACAGGGTTGGAAAGGGTTACTGAATCTACTGGAGCAGTTTCGAGTTCTTGTGGAATGTTCGATTCCTGGGACGGTGACAATTTACCGTTCAAAGCACGGGGACCGAATAGTGATGCATGTTTCTCAGTGGATTATTCCGATCAGGATTGGTTGGATGATCTTGAAGAAACCAATGCACAAAACCAATCTGTCAAACAATGTGAAGTGAATCAAATTCAGGCTAGTGTTGAAGAGGGTGGAATCATGGATAACAGAACGAAGAAAGCTATAAGGTGGTGGAGACACTTCACACAAAAGATGAAGAGAAGCCAAGCTGTTAAAGCATCAAATGAGTCTAAAACATTTGCTGATTCACGAAGCTCAATTCGAGTTAGAATCGAACAGAACGGGAAGCGGTGTGTGGAGTGCAGTGCTGTCTACGCCGGACAAGAGATCAATGCTCATAATGGCCTAATTAGGACAATGAAATTTAGTCCTGATGGCCAATACCTGGCTAGTGGAGGTGAAGATGGATTAGTTCGTATCTGGCGTGTTGGCTCTGTGGATGTTGATTCCAATACCGAGAAATGCAGATTTGGTAGCCAAGATGTCGACAAAAAGAACGATTGTATTAAGAAAAAATCTAGCCATTTATCAATCATCATCCCTGAAAAGACTTTCTTCATTGAAGAGAAGCCAGTGCGGACTTTCCGGGGACATAGCAGTGATGTTTTGGACCTTGCATGGTCTAAATCTAAT TATCTTCTATCATCATCGATGGACAGAACAGTTCGATTGTGGCGAGTAGACTCGGATGAATGCCTCGGTGTTTTCCATCACAGCAATTATG TGACTTGTGTTCAATTCAATCCCGTTGATGAGAACTACTTCATCAGTGGTTCGATAGATGGTAAAATTCGAATTTGGGGAGTCACGAGTGGTAGAGTTGAGGATTGGATCAATGCTCATGATATTGTGACCACAGTATCCTACCAGCCTAGTGGAAAG GGTTTTGTGGTTGGTTCGGTTTCCGGTATGTGTCGTTTCTACGAAACATCAGCAGACAATGAGTTGCTGCTAAATGCAGAGATAAACTTTATTGGAAAAAAGAAATCATCTGGCAACAAAATTACTGGCATCCAG TTTCTTAAAGACGACCCAAGAAGAGTGATGATAACATCAGAGGACTCCAAGATTCGAATTCTTGATGGGCTTGAGGTTGTCCGAAAATACAGAG GCTTGGCAAAATCGGGTACTCAGATGTCGGCATCATTCACATCAGACGGAAGGCACATAATATCAGTTGGGGAGGACTCCCGCATCTATATGTGGAACAGTGATGATTCATTCATCCAAACATCGAAACTAGCCAAGTCTATTCGTTCGTTTGAGCATTTCTTCTACGAAGGTGTGTCCGTGGCCATACCCTGGTCAGATTTCCACACAGAACAAAACCATGGCAGTTCTAATTCTGGTATGGAAACAAAGAACAACCAAGATTCCCCATCGAGGTTGTGGGATCCGGAACGGTTCTCCCTAGCAAATTGGTTTTCCATGGATGGTTCCTCCAAAGGCTCGGTAACATGGCCCGAAGAGAAGCTTCCATCATGGGATTTTCCCTCCGGCGAGCAGGATTGTAAGCCATGCAACCACTATGGTGATCACCATCTTCATCAGCATGAGGTTGACAACCATAGCTCAAGAATCATATCCTCTACATGGGGTCTCATTTTCGTGACAGCTAATTGGGATGGCACGATCAGGACGTTCCATAACTATGGACTTCCGACTAGAACTCCGTTTAAATTTTGA
- the LOC142523056 gene encoding autophagy-related protein 13b-like produces the protein MASSRGNAPSEPAKMEQIITEFLAKSLHVILESRCPYVSSRNYSGDQISSSPSPSSSSSSSSSFRPRDKWFNLALRDCPAAFENIDFWRQSNLEPVIVDIVLIKRRGGSDPLNSSPKRGLGGNMSGKEPCSYGLKSDEFGCGKKIEKIIERWVIQYEKGCGGKGGGMSGSKRSTCTSSHVLYKKSLLSLRSLYATVRLLPAYKLFRDLISSARIRLYNLGHRVSSFVEPFTRGEEADMQQFVFSPVDTSCGRLCLSVSYCSSLLDLRSEPSIPISPQFIPEYVGSPMAEPRRWFPSFPESQSSPFTCAFVRRHSWSYESYSKSHSSIPVSKQEASHSKNPSYEEYRTCIDFPLPPNVNSKICVSKQGMGASDDQTISTFDKLPLTKDEHRKMSDKKPSSKSSSSKLRSRRSSRSTFWGGYDDSEFFGAFVLDNDAKISLGSRSGSSHPSVQHGPAKNSQVGALVHMFQNAPPLRHDSSCSHQSSNMDGHKNCTPDSNKTIADALNELREYGDLKDGLLRKSKDSQA, from the exons ATGGCTTCTTCTCGTGGGAACGCTCCGTCAGAGCCTGCTAAAATGGAACAGATTATTACTGAGTTTTTGGCTAAAAGCCTTCACGTGATATTGGAATCGAGGTGTCCTTATGTTTCGTCTCGTAATTATAGCGGCGATCAGATTTCGTCGTCTCCTTCGCCTTCctcatcatcatcttcttcgTCAAGTTTTAGGCCAAGGGATAAGTGGTTTAATTTGGCTCTTAGGGATTGTCCTGCTGCTTTTGAAAATATAGACTTTTGGCGGCAGAGTAATCTTGAACCTGTGATTGTTGATATTGTTCTGATAAAGAGGCGGGGCGGTTCGGACCCCTTGAACTCTTCACCAAAAAGGGGTCTTGGGGGGAATATGTCTGGGAAAGAGCCTTGCTCTTATGGTTTGAAAAGTGATGAATTTGGCTGTGGAAAGAAGATTGAAAAGATTATTGAACGGTGGGTTATACAGTATGAAAAGGGATGTGGTGGTAAAGGAGGTGGCATGTCTGGGAGTAAGAGATCCACTTGTACTAGCTCTCATGTTCTGTACAAGAAGTCTTTATTGTCGTTAAGATCATTGTATGCGACTGTTAGGCTTTTGCCGGCTTATAAGTTGTTTCGTGATCTTATTTCTTCAGCCCGGATTCGATTGTATAATCTTGGCCATCGCGTTTCATCTTTCGTGGAGCCATTTACCCGTGGAGAAGAGGCGGATATGCAACAGTTCGTCTTTAGTCCTGTTGACACGTCTTGTGGTAGGCTTTGTCTTTCGGTGTCTTATTGTTCGTCATTATTGGACCTGAGGTCTGAGCCATCAATCCCTATATCGCCACAGTTTATACCCGAATATGTTGGCAGTCCAATGGCAGAACCACGTAGATGGTTTCCATCTTTTCCTGAATCACAAAGCTCCCCATTTACATGTGCGTTTGTTAGGCGTCATAGCTGGAGTTATGAATCTTATTCTAAGTCTCATTCTTCAATTCCCGTTTCTAAGCAAGAAGCAAGTCATTCGAAGAATCCAAGTTATGAGGAGTATCGAACTTGTATAGATTTTCCTTTGCCTCCTAATGTAAATTCTAAAATATGTGTTTCTAAGCAAGGTATGGGTGCAAGCGATGATCAAACCATCTCAACTTTTGACAAG TTACCTTTAACGAAGGATGAACACAGGAAGATGTCTGATAAGAAACCGTCATCTAAGAGCtcatcatcaaaattaagatcTAGACGTTCTAGTAGGTCAACTTTTTGGGGCGGTTACGATGATTCAGAGTTTTTCGGGGCATTTGTTCTAGATAATGATGCCAAAATAAGTCTTGGTTCAAG ATCAGGTTCATCGCATCCCTCTGTGCAGCATGGACCAGCTAAAAATTCACAAGTTGGCGCTCTTGTTCATATGTTCCAGAATGCACCACCTCTTCGTCACGACAGCTCTTGTTCCCATCAAAGTTCCAACATGGATGGCCATAAAAACTGCACTCCGGATTCTAACAAGACTATAGCTGATGCACTGAACGAGCTCCGTGAGTATGGAGATTTGAAAGATGGTTTACTGAGGAAAAGTAAAGATTCTCAGGCGTAG